ACCGGCACGGGCGCTGCCGATCGTCGTCATCGGGGCAGGCGGGATCGCCCGGGACGCCCACCTGCCCGCCTACCGCAAGGCACGGATGCCGGTGGCCGCCGTCGTGGATCTGGACGCGGGCCGTGCCCGCGATCTGGCGGCGGATTACGACATCCCGGCCACCTATGAGCGGCTGGAGGACGCCGTCGCCGAGCACGGCAGCGACGCCGTCTACGACGTGGCCGTGATGCCGGATGCGTTCGAGTCGATCCTGACGGCCCTGCCCGACGGCGCGGCGGTGCAGCTGCAGAAGCCGCTCGGCTACACCTATGCCGAGGCGAGCGCGCTGGTGACGCTCTGCGAGCGCAAGCAGCTGCGGGCCGCCGTCAACACCCAGCTGCGGTTCGCCCCGCACGTGGCGACCGCCCGCCGGCTGATCGCGGACGGCGCGATCGGGGAGCTGATCGATCTCGAGGCGCTCGTGCGGGTGGAGACGCCGTGGGAGCTGTTCCCGAGCGTGTTCGCGCTCGAGCGCATGGAGATGCCGATGCACTCGGTGCACTACGTGGACCTGGTGCGCTCCTTCGTCGGTGATCCGAGCGGGGTGAGCGCGGTGACCCTGCCCCACCCGCACAAGGAGCTGGCCAGCACCCGCAGTGCGTACCTGCTGCACTACGCCGACCGGCCGCTGCGCGTGACGATCAGCACCAACCACGACCATGCCTACGGCCCCGCGCACCAGGAGGCGGCCGTACTCTGGCACGGCACCGAGGGGGCGATCCGCACCGAGTTGGGGCTGCTGCTGGACTACCCGCGCGGCGGGCCCGACCTGCTCGAGATCACCGACGGCGGCGACTGGCGCGAGATCGAGGTCGAGGGGTCCTGGTTCCCGGACGCGTTCATCGGCTCGATGGGGGCCCTGCAGCGCTACGCGACCGGCGAATCCGCCACCCTGCCGACGTCGGCGGGTGATGTGCTGCGGACGATGGCCGTGCTGGAGGCCGCGCACGAGGCCGGCCGCTCCGGGGGGCACCCGCTGCCCGGGATGCTTCCCGGCCCCCAGGGGCCGAGTATTTGACCCGGACTCGGGTTCGACCCTGAATTCCAGGCCCCTCCATCGGCGCTTGGGTCGGTCGTCGCCCGGCCCAGCCATCGGGTGTGGCCTCAGGTACCGCCGACCGCCGCCGTGGACGCCCGCCGCACCAGCTCCGGCGCCGGGTCGTCCACCACCCGGCTGATCGGCCCGGTCGCGTCGCCGCTCAGCAGCAGCTCCACCGCCGTCGACCCCAGCGCCCCCATCGGCAGCCGCACCGTGGTCAGCGCCGGTGAGCAGGTGATGGCGGGCCAGATGTCGTGAATCGCGACTACCGAGAGCTCCTCCGGTACCCGGATCCCCATCTGGGCCGCCTCGGTGAGTGCCCCGATCCCGGCGTTGACGTTGCCGACCACCAGCGCGGTGGGCCGGGGCTCCCGCCCGAGCAGCAGCCGGACGGCGTCCCGCGCCGAACGATAGGTGTAACCCAGTGTCGTGAGGTGCTCCCGGGCGAGCGTCAGACCCGCCTCGGCGAGCTCCTTCTCCACCCCTTCCTGACGGCGGCTGCTGGTGTCGGAGGCAGGGACGCCGCCGACGTAACCGATCGTCCGGTGCCCGAGCTCGAGCAGGTGGCGCGTGGCGAGCGCCCCGGCGGCGACGTCGTCGAGGCCGATGGTGCGCACCCCCTCGACCGGCCCGGAGTTGATCATCACGGTGTGCTCGGGGTGGGTCAGGGCCCGGGCCACCAGTTCGGTGGGGGCGCTGTCATCCTTCTGCAACAGCACACCGTCCACCAGCCGCTCGTTGAGCAGCCGGTTGAAGCCCTCGCTGCCCGGTTGCATCCGCGGGCTGGAGGCGAGCAGCACCGAGTAGGAGTGGTCCAGCGCCCGGGTCTCCACGCCGTTGACCAGGTCGGTGAAGGTCGCGTTCGTCACGTCCGGGACCACGAGGGCGAGCAGGTGGGAGCGGGCCCGGCGCAGCGACCGGCCGGCCGAGTTCGGCGCGTAGCGCAACAGCCGCGCCGACTCCACCACGCGATCACGGGTCTCGGGCCGGATGCGGATGGTGGGATCGGAGTTGAGCACGCGCGAGACCACCGAGACCGACACCCCGGCGTGAGCGGCCACATCGCGCAACGTCACCATGCTCCGATCGTAGTGGCGACCGGACGGGCCCGCACAAACGATTCACCACCGTCTCCGGCCCGAACCTGCGCCACGAGGAAAAAGACGGCACCGATGTCGGCGGAGAAGCCTAAGCTGATCTCTCGTGCACGACTTCCCGCCGGACGTGGCGCCCTACCCCACCCGCCCCGAGGCCACCGCCTCGGTCCGCGGCGCGTTCCCGGACACCCGCAGCCCCGCCCGGTTCCTGTTCTGGCTGCTCGGCAAGCAGGCCTACGCCATGGTGGGCATGTTCGTCACCGGCATGCTGGTCTTCCTGCCCGGAGCGGCGGGACCGTACTTCGTGGGCCGCGCCGTCGACGAGGGCATCACCGCCGGTTCCTGGGACGGGCTGCTGACCTGGTCGATGATCCTGCTCGGGATCATCGCCGTCGGGGCCTCGGTCGGGGTGCTGATGCACACCTACGCCGTGCACGGCTGGTTGCACGCGCTCTACCGCACCACCAAGCTCGTCACCCGCAAGACCACCCAGATGGGCCACGTGCTTCCGCAGCGGTTGCCGACCGGGGAGATCCTCTCGGTCTCCTCCTCCGACTCCGACAAGTACGGCGCCCTCAGCGAGGTGGTGGGCCGTGCCGCAGCCGCCCTGTTCGCCTACTTCGTGGTCGTCGCCCTGGTGCTGAGCACCTCGGTTCCGCTGGGGCTGCTGACCCTGGCCGCCGGCCCGGTGCTGGTGTTCGTGGCGACCCCGCTGCTGCGACCGCTGCACCGGCGCCAGGCCACCGAGCGCAGCCGCTCCTCCGAGCTGACCTCCCTGGCCACCGACATCGTCGCGGGGCTGCGGATCCTGCGCGGCATCGGCGGGGAGCGCACCTTCGGGCGCAACTACGCCCGCCAGTCCCAGCTGGTGCGCAAAGCCGGGGTGGCCGCCGGGATCTGGCAGGGCGCCGTCGAGGCGGTGGGCACCCTGTTCTCCGGGCTCTTCCTGGTCATGCTCACCTGGTTCGGCACCCGGCTGGTCGCCCGCGGGGAGCTGCAGGTGGGCGAGCTGATCAGTTTCTTCGGCTACGCGGTGTTCATGGTCGTGCCGATCTACACGTTCTTCGAGCTGGTCCAGAAGTGGGTGCAGTCCCTGGTCTCGGCGCGCAAGACCATCGCCCTGCTGGAGCAGCAGCCGCCCTGGGAGGAGCCCGAGACCACCGCGACGCTGCCCGCCCACGCGCCGATCCACGACGAGGCCACGGGCTTCACCGCGCACCCGGGCGAGCTGACGGTCGTGGTCTCGGACCTCCCGGACGACAGCGCCGCCCTGGCCGACCGGCTCGGGCGGTACCTGCCCACCGAGGCCGAACCGGTCAGCGCCGAGCTCGAGGAGGGCGTCAAGGGCCGGCGGGCGAAGCAGACCCGCGCCGAACGGCTCGCCGCCCGGCGCGCGCAGGCCGAACGGGACGCCGCCCGCGCACGACGGCGGTGGGGCGTCACGGTCGGGGGCGTCGACCTCTCCCAGGCTCGCCTGAGCGAGGTCCGCGAGCGCATCCTGGTCTCCGATACTGCGGCGATGGTCTTCGGCGGCACCCTGCAGCAGGCGCTCGACCCACACGGCCGGCTCACGCGGGCGCAGGCGGAGCAGGCGATGCTGGTCGCCTCCGCCGAGGACGTCTACGACGCCCTGCCCGGCGGCTGGCAAGGACACCTGGACGAGCGAGGGCGGGGCCTGTCCGGCGGGCAGCGGCAGCGGCTGGTGCTGGCCCGCGCGGTGGCGGCCGATCCGGAGGTGCTGGTGCTGGTGGAGCCGACCTCCGCCGTCGACGCCCACACCGAGGCCCGGATCGCCGAGCGCCTCAGCGCCCACCGGCGGGAGCGGACCACGATCATCACCTCCGTATCGCCGCTGCTGCTGCACCACGCCGACCGGGTGGTGCTGCTGGCCGGGGGCACCGTGGCGGCCGAGGGCACCCATGCCGGGCTGCTGGCGTCCAGCGCCGCCTACCGCCGGGTGGTGGTGCGCAGCATGGAGGACGAGCCGGAGCCACTGGGGGACGCCGAGGCCCCCGAGGCTCCTGACGCCCCCGGTACCGCAGAGGCCCCGAGCCATCACGAGCACGTCCCCGACGGCGCCCACGGCACCGGACCGCTGCACCTGGGCAGCCCCGGTCATCCCGACACCCAGGCCATCATCCGTGAGGGCACGCAGGAGGTGCGCGATGTCTGAGCACGACCACGGCACCGGCGCCGGCACCGACCCCGCGGCCGCCCTGCCCGGATCGGCGCAGACCTGGGCCGAGTCGAGCCCGGGTCCGGCGGTGCCCGACGAGCTGCGCCCGCCCCGCACCGGCCCCGTCCGCGAGCGCCTGGCAGCCTGGCGACGCCGGCACCTGCTGCGCGAACGCCGCGCCCACGAGACGTTTGAGAGCTCGCGCCACCCTGAACGCGGGCTGCCGGTGGCCACCGGGCCTGTCGTCTGGGCGTTCCTCAAGGAGCTGCTCGCCGGGCGCCGCCGGATCCTCATCGGCCTGTTGGTGCTGCACGCCCTCGCCGCGGTGGCGGGGCTGGTGGTGCCGCAGATCCTGCGGCGCCTGGTCGACAACGCTGCTGCCGGCACCACGGCGATGGCCACCCTCAACTCCCTAGCTCTGGCGGTGGCCGGGGTGGTGGTGGTGCAGGCCACGCTGACCTTCGCCGCGCGGGCGATCTCGGCTGTCTTCGGCCAGGACCTGCTCGCCGCCGCCCGCGAGTACGTGGTCCACACGGTGCTGCGACTGCCGCTGAGCACCGTGGAGGGCGCCAGCACGGGCGACCTGGTCACGCGGGTGACCCGCGATGTGGGCACGATGAGCGAGAGTGTGCGCTGGGGACTGCCCCAGGCGGTGGTGGCACTGGTGACGGTGATCCTCACCCTCGGCGCGATGGTCTACAACTCCCCGCTGCTGTCCCTGCCCTTGCTGCTGTCGGTGCCAGCGCTGGCCTTCGCGGTCACCCGCTACCTCAAGCGCGCCCCGGCCGGCTACATCACCGAGGGCAAGACCTACTCCGACATCAACTCCACGCTCACCGAGACCGTCGAGGGCGCACGCACTGTGGAGGCCTTCGGACTCGGGGACCGGCGCCGCGCGCTGGGCGACGAGGACATCGAGGTCTCGGCGCAGGCCGAGCGGTACACGATGAGCCTGCGGAACCTGCTGTTCATCGTGATCGACTTCGCCTACAACTCCCCGCTGGTGTGGACGTTGCTGCTCGGCGGAGTCGGCTACGCGAACGGCTGGGTGAGCCTGGGGCAGCTGACCGCCGCGATCCTCTACATCCAGGCCGTCGTCGAACCGCTCGACCGGCTGATCGCCAACGTCGACCGGCTGCAGGTAGGCGTGGCCTCGACCACCCGTCTGCTCGGGATCGCCGCGGTCCCGCAGGACCGCGAGCCGGGCGAGGCCGTCCCCGAGGGCATCACCCTGACCGGCACCGACCTTCGGTTCGCCTACCGCGAGGGCCACGACGTCCTGCACGGGGTGGACATGGACCTGCAGCCCGGCGAACGGCTCGCGATCGTCGGCCCGAGCGGGTCCGGCAAGTCCACTCTCGGGCGGCTGCTGGCGGGTATCAACGGCCCCCGCACCGGCTCGGTCACGGTGGGCGGCGTGGAGCTGCTGGAGCTGCCGCTGGACCGGTTGCGTACCGAAGTCGCGTTGGTCACCCAGGAGCACCACGTCTTCGTGGGATCAGTGCGGGACAACGTCACCCTGGCACGGGAGGACTCCGACGACGACGCCGTGGCTGAGGCGCTGGGCGCCACCGGTGCCTGGGAGTGGGTCCAGCGGCTGCCGGAGGGCCTGGACACGCTGGTGGGCTCGGGGAAGGTCCGGCTCACCCCCGCCCAGGCGCAGCAGATCGCCCTGGCCCGGTTGGTGGTGGCCGATCCGCACACGCTGGTGCTGGACGAGGCCACCAGCCTGATCGACCCCCGCACCGCCCGCACGCTCGAGGGATCGATGTCGGCGCTGATGGAGGGCCGGGCGGTGGTGGCGATCGCGCACCGGCTGCACACCGCGCACGACGCCGACCGGATCGCGGTGGTGATCGATGGCCGGATCGCCGAACTCGGCAGTCACGAGGAGCTGATGGCTGCCGACGGGGCGTATGCGTCCTTGTGGCGGGCCTGGACGTCCTGACGCCGAGCACTCCATGCTCCTGAAGAGGGCGGGCATGATCGATTCGTGATCGAGTCGCCCTCTTTGCTTGTTTTGATCGATATGGCGTGATTGCATTCATGGTCGTAGATCAAGGCAGAGCAAAGGAGCCCCATGCACTCGATGCCGAGCGCACCTGCACCGATCCCCGGTGCCGCGCCCGCCGCCCCCGCACTGCGGAGGCGAACCGCCGGTCTGGTGATCGGCGCCCTCGTCGGTTCGGCGCTGATCGCAGCACCCGCTGCCGCAGCGCCGTTCGACCCGGTGACCGCAGCCGCGTACCTCGGTGCCGACAGCGCCGAGGACACCTCGCTACCGGAGACCGTCTCGGACGGCAGCACCGACCACGAGGTCACCTGGGACATCGGCGCGGACACCTTCGCGCTGCCGTACAGCACCGTCGAGGTCAGCGGCACGGCCGACGGCGAGCCCGTGACCGCCGTCGTGGAGGTCGTCCCCCCGGCCGAGTACCCGCTGACGTACTTCGTCGACGCCGGCCACGCCGGCGACTCGCAGAACCAGTGGTGGTCGGCCGACAGCGTCGACTCCCCCGCCCACACCGCCGTGGAAACCCTGAGCACGCTGCGCAACGAGGTGCCGGACCAGCGCTTCGCCGACGACGCGACCTGGGGCTACACCTACGACCTGCCCACCGACTACAAGCTCACCGTGCCCGGCGGCGACCCCGCGGCCGGCACCGACCTGTCGACCTTCGGCAAGTACGAGATCGGCGCCCGCACCAACAGCGACCACATCGACTACCGCCTCGACCTGGACCCGGGCACCTACACGCTGACCAGCGGCTTCTACGAGTTCTACGCCGCCGGGCAGTCCAGGAACCGCCAGATCGACCCGACCCTGAGCTACCAGCTCGACGGCGCGGACGAGTCCCAGACCCTCGGCCGCGTGGCGGTGAGCACAGCCGCCAACAGCCCCGAGCCGATCCAGGACACCAGCGCCTTCACGATCCCCGACGGCGCCACGGAGGTCTCCCTGACCTACCAGCAGACCGGTGGCGAAGCCCCGGTGCTGAGCTGGTTCGCCATCGCCGAGGGCGACGCCGAGGATGTCATCGAGGGCGCCGTCGACGCCGTGCCCGAGTACGTCG
Above is a window of Ruania suaedae DNA encoding:
- a CDS encoding Gfo/Idh/MocA family protein, with the translated sequence MNVPATENVPRPEHVPDPAYLAGPPARALPIVVIGAGGIARDAHLPAYRKARMPVAAVVDLDAGRARDLAADYDIPATYERLEDAVAEHGSDAVYDVAVMPDAFESILTALPDGAAVQLQKPLGYTYAEASALVTLCERKQLRAAVNTQLRFAPHVATARRLIADGAIGELIDLEALVRVETPWELFPSVFALERMEMPMHSVHYVDLVRSFVGDPSGVSAVTLPHPHKELASTRSAYLLHYADRPLRVTISTNHDHAYGPAHQEAAVLWHGTEGAIRTELGLLLDYPRGGPDLLEITDGGDWREIEVEGSWFPDAFIGSMGALQRYATGESATLPTSAGDVLRTMAVLEAAHEAGRSGGHPLPGMLPGPQGPSI
- a CDS encoding LacI family DNA-binding transcriptional regulator, with protein sequence MVTLRDVAAHAGVSVSVVSRVLNSDPTIRIRPETRDRVVESARLLRYAPNSAGRSLRRARSHLLALVVPDVTNATFTDLVNGVETRALDHSYSVLLASSPRMQPGSEGFNRLLNERLVDGVLLQKDDSAPTELVARALTHPEHTVMINSGPVEGVRTIGLDDVAAGALATRHLLELGHRTIGYVGGVPASDTSSRRQEGVEKELAEAGLTLAREHLTTLGYTYRSARDAVRLLLGREPRPTALVVGNVNAGIGALTEAAQMGIRVPEELSVVAIHDIWPAITCSPALTTVRLPMGALGSTAVELLLSGDATGPISRVVDDPAPELVRRASTAAVGGT
- a CDS encoding ABC transporter ATP-binding protein — translated: MHDFPPDVAPYPTRPEATASVRGAFPDTRSPARFLFWLLGKQAYAMVGMFVTGMLVFLPGAAGPYFVGRAVDEGITAGSWDGLLTWSMILLGIIAVGASVGVLMHTYAVHGWLHALYRTTKLVTRKTTQMGHVLPQRLPTGEILSVSSSDSDKYGALSEVVGRAAAALFAYFVVVALVLSTSVPLGLLTLAAGPVLVFVATPLLRPLHRRQATERSRSSELTSLATDIVAGLRILRGIGGERTFGRNYARQSQLVRKAGVAAGIWQGAVEAVGTLFSGLFLVMLTWFGTRLVARGELQVGELISFFGYAVFMVVPIYTFFELVQKWVQSLVSARKTIALLEQQPPWEEPETTATLPAHAPIHDEATGFTAHPGELTVVVSDLPDDSAALADRLGRYLPTEAEPVSAELEEGVKGRRAKQTRAERLAARRAQAERDAARARRRWGVTVGGVDLSQARLSEVRERILVSDTAAMVFGGTLQQALDPHGRLTRAQAEQAMLVASAEDVYDALPGGWQGHLDERGRGLSGGQRQRLVLARAVAADPEVLVLVEPTSAVDAHTEARIAERLSAHRRERTTIITSVSPLLLHHADRVVLLAGGTVAAEGTHAGLLASSAAYRRVVVRSMEDEPEPLGDAEAPEAPDAPGTAEAPSHHEHVPDGAHGTGPLHLGSPGHPDTQAIIREGTQEVRDV
- a CDS encoding ABC transporter ATP-binding protein: MSEHDHGTGAGTDPAAALPGSAQTWAESSPGPAVPDELRPPRTGPVRERLAAWRRRHLLRERRAHETFESSRHPERGLPVATGPVVWAFLKELLAGRRRILIGLLVLHALAAVAGLVVPQILRRLVDNAAAGTTAMATLNSLALAVAGVVVVQATLTFAARAISAVFGQDLLAAAREYVVHTVLRLPLSTVEGASTGDLVTRVTRDVGTMSESVRWGLPQAVVALVTVILTLGAMVYNSPLLSLPLLLSVPALAFAVTRYLKRAPAGYITEGKTYSDINSTLTETVEGARTVEAFGLGDRRRALGDEDIEVSAQAERYTMSLRNLLFIVIDFAYNSPLVWTLLLGGVGYANGWVSLGQLTAAILYIQAVVEPLDRLIANVDRLQVGVASTTRLLGIAAVPQDREPGEAVPEGITLTGTDLRFAYREGHDVLHGVDMDLQPGERLAIVGPSGSGKSTLGRLLAGINGPRTGSVTVGGVELLELPLDRLRTEVALVTQEHHVFVGSVRDNVTLAREDSDDDAVAEALGATGAWEWVQRLPEGLDTLVGSGKVRLTPAQAQQIALARLVVADPHTLVLDEATSLIDPRTARTLEGSMSALMEGRAVVAIAHRLHTAHDADRIAVVIDGRIAELGSHEELMAADGAYASLWRAWTS